A segment of the Aureliella helgolandensis genome:
TCGGGCAACAGTTGAGGCTCGGGTCGAGCCCCAGTTGTTCCAGCAATTCAGTCATGCCTACAGGACCACTGGACAGGTCCGGAGGAGTTGAGCCTAACGCAGTGAAGGCTTCAGCCAGATGGCTATGCTGGTTGCCGGCATACAATCCATAGCCGCGGACCGTCTGCATCCTACGCGGTGGCATATGCTCCAGGAAGCGGTGCAGGAATTCGGTGGTGTCCAGAGGCATCACTCCTTGCCGCGTGCGATCAGCGTTGGCCTTAGCTGATACGCGGTAGCGAAACCGCACTTTTCCCTCAGTGCACGAGATGAGCCGATGGCTCCCAATCGGCCCGCCCCGCAAGTACCGAGCCAGGTAGCGTGCTACGCCCTGTCCATGCTTGTAGCGATCAAATACTTTGACGTTCCAGGGGACCCGTCCCAAACGATTGAGTTGACCAATCCAGTAACTGGCCGTTGTCGTGGGTGGGATCTCCAGCTTGCCTTGCTGGATCGCCCGCATCGTAAACTCTCGGAACTTGCCGCGGAAGACGATCATCACGACCTTCCGTGGCAGCAAGCAGTTCTTAATAGCAGGCTTCCAATGATTGCTGGAATCGAGCCCCCCGGCGGTAACCAGTACATGTAGATGCACGTGCGCGGCCAGTGTTTGACTCCAAGTGTGCAGTGCGGCGAGCAATCCGACTCGGGCCCCACAGTACTTGGGATCGGCTAGGAGTTCTCTCAACGTTTGGGATGCGGCAGCAAACAAGATACTTGCCAAGGTCTTTTTGTTGTATCGCCACAGGTCTAGCAGTTCATGTGGTATCGTGAATACGACGTGATGATGCGGGCAAGGGAGCAAGCGGGTGTCCCATCGCAGCATCCAACGCTCGCGTTCCAGTCCGCTGCAGACTTTGCAGCACCTGTGTCTACACGAGTTGTAAGCGATAGAGGAGACGTGACCATCTGGGCAACGTGTGACGTGAATACCCAGTTTCGAGGTGCGGCAATCACGCAAGCGAACGCCCGCCCTCCACATGTCTCTAGAGAGAGGTCGCGTCGCTTTAAGTGCGGCGAAGTGCTCTTGAAAAAGGCCTTGAATTGTGATGCCCATTGAATCACACTTTACAATTGAGTGCGCCGAAGCTTCCCCCAGGCCAGTTCAACGCCTGCCGTAACCGGGCACGAACGGAAGGCTTTGATTTCAGTTGCCGCGTGATTGAGTGCTCCGGTACACGGCTTGGTTATTTGGCTGCAGCGGGGAGACGTTCGACCCACCAAACGCACTCTACTGGAATCACAAGCATACCGTAATTCACGGCGTCGTACATCTCATTTGGCACCCAGCCATAGAGACGGGTTAGTTTGTCTGTCGGTTCGTACGCAAACCACGAATCCCACCCGGGAATATCGCAGTCGTTGAAAAACCCGCGTGATGGCTCTGTGGCCGCAGCACACGAATCTGTGTCGAAGTCCGTGCAGTAAACGCGACCGAGCTTGAGGCAAGCATCAAGTTCAGGAAGAGCGAGTCCTGTTGCTTCGATGATCTGTTGGCGTTGTTTGCAGATGAAACTAACGGCGGTCGGTAACAGTTCTTGGTGATCGTGGATGGCATAGAGTTGCGTAAGTGGGGCATCACTGGCAACCAACTCGGGGCGAAGTGCCGCAGTACGCATCGTGAATCCAGCACTCAGTTGTTGCGTACACCACGCGGCAGTTTGGCGAAGATGTAACGATGTGCGCTCATCCATGTCTTTGCCAAATAACGTTGGCATTCACGCCGTTCCGGGACGTGACAGATTGTGTAAAGTTGAGCCGCCTCCGGAACTGGCGTGCAATGCGTGGTTCCTCGACATTCGG
Coding sequences within it:
- a CDS encoding IS91 family transposase; translation: MGITIQGLFQEHFAALKATRPLSRDMWRAGVRLRDCRTSKLGIHVTRCPDGHVSSIAYNSCRHRCCKVCSGLERERWMLRWDTRLLPCPHHHVVFTIPHELLDLWRYNKKTLASILFAAASQTLRELLADPKYCGARVGLLAALHTWSQTLAAHVHLHVLVTAGGLDSSNHWKPAIKNCLLPRKVVMIVFRGKFREFTMRAIQQGKLEIPPTTTASYWIGQLNRLGRVPWNVKVFDRYKHGQGVARYLARYLRGGPIGSHRLISCTEGKVRFRYRVSAKANADRTRQGVMPLDTTEFLHRFLEHMPPRRMQTVRGYGLYAGNQHSHLAEAFTALGSTPPDLSSGPVGMTELLEQLGLDPSLNCCPICGKQLIIERESRPYWRSARSPPPLLQPSSTLVGTPA